CTCTCGCTTGGTCGGGAAGACAGGTTCTGCGCGAGTGGCGTCGCTGCCAGGTTGGCATCTTCGCCGAGGTGTCAACCCACACGAACCCCCGAAGGGCCAGATAATATGGGAGTCTCCAGACAGTCCGGCGATGGTTCCAAAAGATGACGACGGAGACCCTATTTGGAAGCGTTGCCGTGAGGACGAGTAACGCCGTGCAGCCTACTCAAGGTGTGTGTTGACACCAAGGTCAAGGACGCCAGAATTTCTGCACAGGCGATGATGCAGAACTACCTTCTCGACAGGGCGTGTGGCACCGAGTGCGGTTTCGTTGCGTCTCGGTGGCGGAATGGCATCCTCTGGGGAGCGATGCCAGACACTGATAAGAAGCGTTGGGAAGCTTAAGGTAGACGTTCTCAAGGATCCTCAAGAGACCGGCGTTGATAGGTGAGGCTATAAGCTACCATGGCATCATGGGGTGGGGGACAGCCGCGCCAAGGAGTTCGACACCAGGAAGACGATGCCGGACTCAACCGGGGGCGGCAGTGCCCACGTACCGACGCGGCTATGCGACGTGTAGGGGGGCTGGTGGCATGAGGCCGAGAGCCAACGTCAGGGTTCTCATCACGGGGGAGGGCCTGGACCTGGACGCGATAACCGAGGCGCTGGGGGTCGAGCCGACGTACACTCGCCTCGGGGAGACGTACGACGACTGGGAGTACACCATCCCGCGGGCGGAGTGCGCGTCCGTCTCCGAGCGGCTCGGGACGCTGCGGCGCGCGCTCGGGGACGGGGCGGGGCGGCTCGCCCCCGCCCTGGAGGGGCGCGACGCCAACGTCGGCGTGGAGCTCTCCGTGCACGCGGTGATCGGCGACGAGCCGGACCTGACCCTCACGAGGGGCGACCTGGCGTTCCTGGGCACGCTGGGCGCCGAGTTCGGGATAGACCCCTACCCCTACTACCCCGACGAGGCCGATGACCTGCCGCCGGTCGGCGAGGGGGCCTGACGTGAGGCCGCGGGTGGAGACGACGCTCTGCGTCACCGGCGGGAGGCTGGACTTCGAGGCGATAAGCGCTGCCCTGGGCCTCGAGCCAACGTCCACCTGCCGCGCGGGAGAGCTGCCCGCCGCGGTCGCGCGGGCGGGCCTCGCCCGCGACATGTGGCAGCACACCATAGCGAGGGAGAGGTGCATGTGGCCCCCCTCGCACATCGACAGGCTACAGGACGCCGTCGGCGAGGGGGCCGCGAGGCTGCGCGCCCTCCTGTCGGGGCACGTGGCCAAGGTCGCGGTCGTGATCGACGTCGAGATGGAGGAGTTCTACCACCCCTTCGTGGGCGTCACCGCGCGCAACGTCGCCTTCCTCAACTCCATCGGCGCCGAGCTGAGGATGGGCTGGAGGATCCGCGAGCCCGAGGACCCCGAGGAGTACACCGACCCCGAGAGGGTCGCCCGGGACGTGCGGCGGCGCCGGGAGCTGGGCGACGCCCTGTGGGCCTGGGGGCGCGCGGGCGGCGCGTAGGCAGGCGGGCGCGCGCACGGCGGACCTGCCTGGCTTTTGGAAGACCCTGCGGGCCTGACCCGACGCATGCCGTGGGGCGACCACCGCTCGTGAGGGGGTCACAGATGCTTGGGTGGACGCCCGCCCTGGTCCGACTATCTGCGGTGATGGGGGTGCCCATGGCGACGAGGGAGGCGTACGAGGAGTGGATAGACGAGGTGGCGATCGAGGTGAGCTGCGACGACGCCTGGCGCGACCGCCTCTTCTCATCCCCCCTGGGCGAGGAGCTCTACGTGGGCTGCGAGCGGCCGGAGGAGGTGCCCGAGTACGTCAGGGACGGCGTGGTCGAGAACAGCCTCAGCTTCCTCGTGGCGACTGCCCCTCTTGAGGGGGACGAGTACGACGTGGGCATGGTCTCGTTCGCGTTCTGGTCCCGCGAGTACCCCGATGTCGTGACGCGCACGGGCAACGAGCCGAGCCCGGCCCAGAGGGTGGCGAGCGACCCGGCCAGCTACTGGCACGAGGTCGGGCTGGTCGTCCGCGGGGCGGGCCCGGGCGGCGGCACGCGCGACGCCCGGGAGGGGTCGTGGTGCTCGTGGTGCGTGTCGGAAGACGACCCGTCCGCTGGCGCGGAGGGGAGCCCGGGAGGCGGCGGGGCCTTCGGGCGGGAGGGGCTTCCCGCCGTCGAGGACGCCTTCGTCTCGGCCCTGGAGGGCGCCGTGCGCTCGTCGCTCTCCGGTCCCCTCGTCGCGACGGACGTCCCCCGGCTCCCGGACGAGGGTGCCCGCCTGCCCCTGCCGTCGTTTCCCCTGCCCGCCCGGGGGTCCGCCGTGTCGCTCGAGCGGGTAGGGGACGCCGTGCGCGCCATGCTGCGCTGGGGCGGGGGCACGCTCGAGGGTGATCACCTCGTCGTCACCTTCGGGGGCGACGCCCGCTTCGTCGTCGCCCCCCTCCCCCTGCGCTGGGGAGGGGGTGCGCACATGTTTCTCGCCTCGGGCTCGGACCTCACGGCCGTCGCCGGGCGCGCCGAGTCGCTCGGCCTGCGCGCGGTGCCGCGCCTGTCTCCCTTCCTGCCCCTTGACCGCCTGCGGGGCCTCGGGTTTCCCGACGGCTGGGAGCTCGGCGTCATCAGGCGGTGTGCCGAGGGGGTCGACCCCTCCCTGCCGGGCATCGTCCCCGACGGGGCCGCGCTGTGGGGTCTGGGCGCAGGGCAGGTTGACAGGCTGTGCGCCGCCGTGCTCCCCGCCCTGTCGGACCTGGCGTCGGGCCACCCCTGGGGACCCTGCTCCAGCAGGGAGGACCTGCTCTACGACGCCTTGCTCCTCCTCTGGTGGGAGAGGACGCGCAGCCCGGGAAGGCTGTTCGAGCTCCTCACGGTGGCGACCCCCGGCCACGGGGACCCGCTGGGTCCGTCCTGACGGACCTGGCGGCGCAAGGCCCCAGACGCCGCCGGGCGGGGAGGTGGCATGGAGGGAGCAATCGCGTCAACTATGGCTCCACGCTCGAGAACGTGCTCTACGCCGACCTCCAGGCGCGTGGCTACCAGGTGGGCGTGGGCAAGATCGGTAAGCTGGAGTGTGACTTCATCACGCGCAAGGCAAACGACCATGCCTATATGCAAGTCGCGTTCAGTATTGCCGAGCGGAGCGTGGGGGAGCGGGAATACCGGCCTTTCTCGTGCACCCGTGATGCCTACCTCCGCTTTCTCTTTACCCTGGATTCGCTCTTGCAGCGCCGCGACGGCGTGCGGCACCTCAATCTTCTGGACTTCATGGCATCGGGCTTGGGACTCGAGGATACCCGAGCAGGAGGTCCTCCTCTCGATAACGGTGAGAAACGTGAGCCATCACAAGAAAAATCACCCCTGAATGAGGCTCTTCGGGGGTTAGTGTGGGTCGCTGCCTCGGCGAATCGCGTCGCAACAGTGTACACAAGTGCCCCAAACCGGCGTCGAGAGCCCATTTTCGCCGATCTGTGTACACTTCTGCATCCCCACGGCTGTCCGCAACGGCGTAACAGTGTACACAAGTGCCCCACGACGCAACCGGCGACTCACGTAAAGACGCACTCTGGGGGTGTCACTCTCACGGAAAGGCGCATTCTGGATGGGCGACGTCACGGAAAAGCGCATTTTGCGTGTTGGCCTCACCAAAAGGCGCATTCTGCATGCGAGCGGTTGCGCAGAGTGCGCTTTTCCGTGACATGCCGTCTGCAGAATGCGCTTTTCCGTAGAGCGCGCCTTTCCTCACCTGGGCAAACGCGGCGTCGCCTCACGGAAAACAGCACTCTGCACCCGCCGGCTCACGGAAAACCGCACTCTGCACCCGCCGGCTCACGGAAAACCGCACTCTGCACCCGCCGGCTCACGTAAAAGCGCAGTCTGCGCCCGCCACCTTACGGAAAACCGCACTCTGCGCCGGCGACGCCACCTCGACGTGACCAAAAGGCGCATTCTGAGCGGGCGACGTCACGGAAAAGCGCATTTCGCCGTATTGCTCGCGTACTATATGCCCGTGGAGAAGGCGGCAGAGATGGCTGCCACGCTTGTGGGTGCCGGCGTGCAGGAGCTCGCCAGTCGGTAAAAGGCCAGGTTCGATCCCCAGCCGTACGTCAGGGTGTATAGGCGCGCCGGGCCACACGCTCGACGCGTCTTATGGGTCTTATGTACTTTATGCCATTTATGCGTCTTATGTACCTTATGCTTACGGCCTGAGGGACATACTGCCTTCAGACTGGGGGATGGTGAGGTGATGTGTCGTGCAGTATCAGAACCCGTTTAAGCCGACGGCCGGCAAGATGCCCCCTGCGTTGGTGGGTCGCGAGAAGGTCACGGACGATTTTCTGGAGGGTCTTGCCAACGGCGAGGGGGCTCCGGGGCGTCTGATGCGCATCACTGGGCCGCGCGGCTCCGGCAAGACGGTGCTGCTTTCCGAGCTTGCCTCGATTGCGGAAGACGAGGGCTGGCTTGTGGTCAATGTCTCGGGAAGCGGCGACCTTCTGGCCTCCCTGAGTCGCAGGCTTATGAGGAGGTCTCTCTTCAGCGAGATCGCGTTCAAGGCGCAGTCTCCCCTTGCGTCGATCGAGGCAAGGCGTGGGCCTGCCAGTCTTGATGACTTTGAGTCTATCCTCGAGTGCGCGACGCGTGGCATGACGAAACGCGGCAAGGGCCTCCTTGTCACGATAGACGAGGTCCAGGATGCCTCAAGAGACGACATCCGCGAGATAGCGACAGCCGTGCAGTTCATGATTCGCGAGAACCAGAACATAGCGCTCGTCTTCGCGGGTATCGCGACGGGCGTGCTCGACATCCTTAACGGCAAGTCGGTCACCTTTTTGCGCCGTGCCAAGCCCGAGGAACTCGATGCCATTCCCCTCGACGAGGTGCGCGACTCCCTGCGTGATACGATTGCGAACTCCGGATTCAAGATCGAGGAGGAGGCCCTCGCGCTGGCTACGGACGCCACGCAGGGCTATGCCTATCTCATCCAGCTCGTCGGCTACCACGTATGGCGCACCGCGTGGCTCAGGGGACGGAGGGATGATGGCGTCATCGTGATTTCAGTTGACGACGCCACGAGGGGCGTCGCTGCGGCACGAGACGAGTTCAAGTCCGCCGTGCTTGAGGCCACCATCACCGGCTTGCCCAAGACGGCAATCGACTTCATCCTTGCGATGAGCGAGACCCGCGATGTCGTCTCCACATCAAAGATCGCCAGCATGCTCAAGAGAACGACCGGCTACCTGAGCCCCTACCGTCGGCAGCTGATATCCCGCCAGGTGATAGAGCAGACGGCGCCCGGATACGTGACGTTCTCAATTCCGCTCATGAAGGAGTATCTCGCTGAGGAGCGCGCGTCGATCCTCTCGCGATACGGGGAGTAGGGCCACCGCCCATCTACGTGCGACGACCCGCGTCTCCCCGGCATACTCGGAGGGCCTCACCAAAGTGTGCGCTCTCATCATGTCGCCCGGCAAAAGGACCTTTTAGGCTTCCTCGTCCCCCGCCTCGCGTGCGCCCTCCGTTACCACGGAGTAGCCGTTGTCATCGACTATGGCCGCCTGGGAGTTGTTCAGTGGTACTAGGTCAAGCTCGTCTTTGTAGGTCCTGGTTGTCTCGGCGGTTGCCTCGGCGAAGGGGAACTCTCCGTTGTGGGGAAGCACATACCAGTCGACCAGCCCCATGCCGGCGCAGTCGTCGAGCCCGGGGGCAGCCGCCCTGTCATCCATGACCTGGTTATACTCGATGTCCGGACAGGCGATTATCGCACCCGCAGACTCCCCGATGTAGGGCATGCCCTGCCGGGCCCTCTGTGCGATGAGCTCTACGAGCCCGCTCCTCCTCAGCTCCTGCAGGAGGAAGAAGGTGTTGCCGCCGGACACGCACAGGCAGTCGCAGCCCTCGATGGCCCGCGCGGCCTCGTCGCTCGGGACCGCAGCCACGTCGAGGACCCTCAGACCGTAGCCCATCTCCCGAAGTGCCGCCATCCCCTCGTCGACGTAACCTCGGTACTCCTCCACGTTGGCGGCGGTGGGGACGAACACGATCTCTCTCGGCCTTGCCTTTGAGAGGAACCTTTCGGCGAGGCCCTTTGTGCCCGCCAGGTAGGATGTCAGGAACAGTCTCATCGATATCTCCATTCGCTTGCATGTTTTTGCTCGAGCTTTCGCGGCCCAGGGGCTTGGGGGGACGGCTCCTCTCGGGTTGGGTCTCCTGTCGGCACGAGTCATGCGGCGCACTTGCACCAAGGTCGTCACATCCTCTTTGCCCGCACCTCCTTGAGGACGCCCCTCCTGAACCGCGACCAGCTGCCAAAGAACTTCTCGCCGGTCGCAGTTGTGCGCTTGTCTCGGTATCGGAGGGCGGCAAGCTCCACCGTGCAGATGTAGTCTGCTGCCTGCCCGAGCCGGTAGTCAGCCGGTGGCGCCTTCTTGAGGATCACTGCGTTTTTCGAAAGGACGTATTCGACCGCTCCGTGTATCGCGCGAGCTATGGAGTTCTGGCCATCATCGTAGTAGACCTTGATGTCATCGAACCCTTGCAGATATTCGAGATGGTCGAACATGAAGTCCACGAGGGAGCGGCGCATGCCGACCATGACGTCATCCGGTGAGGTGAACTCCTTCGTGTCGAGGGCCAGACAAGCATGCCTGATGGGAAGATGCCTGAAGAAGACCCTGAATGACGAGAGGAGGCGCTTTCTCGTCTCCTCGTCCATGCCCTCGTAACCTTTCTTATGGTAGAGCAGTGGGGTCGTGTGCAGCGGAGCGTTTGGCAACCCTTTGTCGCGTAGGGACTGCTCGTACTGCGCTATTGCCCTCTCGAGGGAGTCGCC
The DNA window shown above is from Olsenella sp. oral taxon 807 and carries:
- a CDS encoding DUF4279 domain-containing protein, whose amino-acid sequence is MRPRANVRVLITGEGLDLDAITEALGVEPTYTRLGETYDDWEYTIPRAECASVSERLGTLRRALGDGAGRLAPALEGRDANVGVELSVHAVIGDEPDLTLTRGDLAFLGTLGAEFGIDPYPYYPDEADDLPPVGEGA
- a CDS encoding DUF4279 domain-containing protein; translated protein: MRPRVETTLCVTGGRLDFEAISAALGLEPTSTCRAGELPAAVARAGLARDMWQHTIARERCMWPPSHIDRLQDAVGEGAARLRALLSGHVAKVAVVIDVEMEEFYHPFVGVTARNVAFLNSIGAELRMGWRIREPEDPEEYTDPERVARDVRRRRELGDALWAWGRAGGA
- a CDS encoding AAA family ATPase codes for the protein MQYQNPFKPTAGKMPPALVGREKVTDDFLEGLANGEGAPGRLMRITGPRGSGKTVLLSELASIAEDEGWLVVNVSGSGDLLASLSRRLMRRSLFSEIAFKAQSPLASIEARRGPASLDDFESILECATRGMTKRGKGLLVTIDEVQDASRDDIREIATAVQFMIRENQNIALVFAGIATGVLDILNGKSVTFLRRAKPEELDAIPLDEVRDSLRDTIANSGFKIEEEALALATDATQGYAYLIQLVGYHVWRTAWLRGRRDDGVIVISVDDATRGVAAARDEFKSAVLEATITGLPKTAIDFILAMSETRDVVSTSKIASMLKRTTGYLSPYRRQLISRQVIEQTAPGYVTFSIPLMKEYLAEERASILSRYGE
- a CDS encoding Type 1 glutamine amidotransferase-like domain-containing protein, translated to MRLFLTSYLAGTKGLAERFLSKARPREIVFVPTAANVEEYRGYVDEGMAALREMGYGLRVLDVAAVPSDEAARAIEGCDCLCVSGGNTFFLLQELRRSGLVELIAQRARQGMPYIGESAGAIIACPDIEYNQVMDDRAAAPGLDDCAGMGLVDWYVLPHNGEFPFAEATAETTRTYKDELDLVPLNNSQAAIVDDNGYSVVTEGAREAGDEEA
- a CDS encoding DUF3800 domain-containing protein — protein: MRELSIFIDESGSDGLDGSYYLLALVLHEQGDSLERAIAQYEQSLRDKGLPNAPLHTTPLLYHKKGYEGMDEETRKRLLSSFRVFFRHLPIRHACLALDTKEFTSPDDVMVGMRRSLVDFMFDHLEYLQGFDDIKVYYDDGQNSIARAIHGAVEYVLSKNAVILKKAPPADYRLGQAADYICTVELAALRYRDKRTTATGEKFFGSWSRFRRGVLKEVRAKRM